The following proteins are co-located in the Nocardia bhagyanarayanae genome:
- a CDS encoding TetR/AcrR family transcriptional regulator, with translation MSAVDSKGAGANGKRIRLSPDERRQQLLALGAKMLGERTIEELSVSEIAAQAGVSRGLLFHYFPTKQDFQREVVRHANAELLERVAPDRSLSIFDMLRDSIERYVDYVSENRSSYLALLRGPTSVSPDLVPLVDQTRDAIIGLVLAEAPTPIDPADHPRLMLGMRGWIAFVEETTLTWLRTEPISREELVELLVESLLTLAIALSPELASALQG, from the coding sequence ATGAGTGCCGTGGACAGCAAAGGCGCCGGTGCGAACGGCAAGCGGATCCGGCTGAGCCCGGACGAACGCCGTCAGCAGCTGCTCGCGCTGGGGGCCAAGATGCTCGGCGAGCGGACCATCGAGGAACTGTCGGTCAGCGAGATCGCGGCCCAGGCGGGGGTCTCGCGCGGTCTGCTGTTCCACTACTTCCCGACCAAGCAGGACTTCCAGCGCGAGGTCGTCCGGCACGCCAACGCCGAACTGCTCGAGCGGGTGGCGCCGGACCGGTCGCTGAGCATCTTCGACATGCTGCGCGATTCGATCGAGCGTTACGTCGACTACGTCAGCGAGAACCGCTCGTCCTACCTCGCGCTGTTGCGCGGCCCGACCAGCGTCAGCCCCGACCTGGTCCCGCTGGTCGACCAGACCCGCGACGCCATCATCGGCCTCGTCCTCGCCGAGGCCCCGACCCCCATCGACCCCGCCGACCACCCCCGGCTGATGCTCGGCATGCGCGGATGGATCGCGTTCGTCGAGGAAACCACCCTCACCTGGTTGCGCACCGAGCCGATCAGCCGCGAGGAACTCGTCGAGCTCTTGGTGGAATCGCTGCTCACCTTGGCGATCGCGTTGAGCCCGGAGCTGGCCTCCGCGCTACAGGGGTGA
- a CDS encoding flavin-containing monooxygenase yields MSRKVTDKAVGDRSVRHAKTIIIGSGFAGLGLAIRLSQQGRNDYLVLERGSDVGGTWRDNTYPGAACDVPSHLYSYSFALNPNWSRSFSRQGEIQSYIQGVAKKYNVLDKHIFDCDVTGARWNNDTAQWEITSSKGAFTADTVVSAVGALCEPNLPDIKGINTFEGEIFHSARWNHDADLTGKRVAIIGTGASAIQIVPSIAPQVAKLDVYQRTAPWLLPRMDRPYLKAERLAFKYVPGVQRLSRAAIYAARETQVVGLAKFPALMQGFQLLAKAKLQYEVRDPELRKKVTPDFRIGCKRMLISNEYYPALSRDNVDVVTDGIREIRAGSIVTKDGTEREIDALIVATGFHVTDSPTYETITGKDGRTLSEVFDEIGQQGYKGAAIANFPNMFFLLGPNVGLGHTSMVYMIESQINYISDALATVDRLGLRTVEVRRDAQDSYNKELQAKLSKTVWNTGGCASWYLDKHGNNTTLWPDFTFQFRRLTKHFDVSAYATTTAPAELKAV; encoded by the coding sequence ATGAGTCGCAAGGTTACAGACAAAGCTGTCGGCGACCGGTCAGTCCGCCACGCCAAGACGATCATCATCGGCAGCGGTTTCGCCGGTTTGGGTCTCGCCATCCGGCTGAGCCAGCAGGGCCGCAACGATTACCTGGTCCTGGAGCGCGGCAGCGATGTGGGCGGCACTTGGCGGGACAACACCTACCCCGGCGCCGCGTGCGACGTCCCCTCGCACCTGTACTCGTATTCCTTCGCACTCAACCCGAATTGGTCGCGCTCGTTCTCCCGGCAGGGCGAGATCCAGTCCTACATCCAGGGCGTCGCGAAGAAGTACAACGTGCTCGACAAGCACATCTTCGACTGCGACGTGACCGGCGCCCGCTGGAACAACGACACCGCGCAGTGGGAAATCACCTCCAGCAAGGGCGCTTTCACCGCCGACACCGTCGTCTCCGCGGTCGGCGCGCTCTGCGAGCCCAACCTGCCGGACATCAAGGGCATCAACACCTTCGAGGGCGAGATCTTCCACTCGGCCCGCTGGAACCACGACGCCGACCTGACCGGCAAGCGGGTCGCGATCATCGGCACCGGCGCCTCGGCGATCCAGATCGTGCCCTCGATCGCGCCGCAGGTAGCGAAGCTGGACGTCTACCAGCGGACCGCGCCGTGGCTGCTGCCCCGCATGGACCGGCCGTACCTGAAGGCCGAGCGGCTGGCGTTCAAGTACGTGCCCGGCGTGCAGCGGCTCTCCCGCGCGGCCATTTACGCCGCACGCGAGACCCAGGTCGTCGGCCTCGCCAAGTTCCCCGCGCTGATGCAGGGCTTCCAGTTGCTGGCCAAGGCCAAGCTGCAGTACGAGGTGCGCGATCCCGAACTGCGCAAGAAGGTCACCCCGGACTTCCGGATCGGGTGCAAGCGCATGCTCATCTCCAACGAGTACTACCCGGCGCTGAGCCGCGACAACGTGGACGTGGTCACCGACGGCATCCGGGAGATCCGCGCCGGCTCGATCGTCACCAAGGACGGCACCGAGCGCGAGATCGACGCGCTGATCGTGGCGACCGGCTTCCACGTCACCGACTCGCCGACCTACGAGACCATCACGGGCAAGGACGGCCGCACGCTGAGCGAGGTCTTCGACGAGATCGGCCAGCAGGGCTACAAGGGCGCGGCGATCGCCAACTTCCCCAACATGTTCTTCCTGCTCGGCCCGAACGTCGGCCTGGGCCACACGTCGATGGTGTACATGATCGAATCCCAGATCAACTACATCTCCGACGCGCTCGCCACCGTCGACCGCCTGGGTCTGCGCACCGTCGAGGTGCGCCGCGACGCGCAGGACAGCTACAACAAGGAACTGCAGGCCAAGCTGAGCAAGACGGTGTGGAACACCGGCGGCTGCGCGAGCTGGTACCTGGACAAGCACGGCAACAATACGACGCTGTGGCCCGACTTCACCTTCCAATTCCGTAGGCTGACAAAGCATTTCGATGTATCCGCCTACGCGACGACAACCGCGCCCGCCGAACTGAAAGCAGTGTGA
- a CDS encoding NAD-dependent epimerase/dehydratase family protein: MRVLVTGADGYLGSAVAERLDRDGYEVVGLVRRERDRVPRELPVRFADLRQPESLSAAVRDVDAVCHLAGLTRARESVADPLPYFQVNVGGTVALLEAMARAGIEKMVFASTVAIYATDIQPMTEDLPDAPPHPYAASKQAAESAIAAQAATGRLAAIVLRMSNLVGGADTDPTRLLPRLRAVAAGTGARLPINGDGTATRDYLHIEDAARAFTAALTHLPAPGACHRYNIGSGTGTSINDLIDRTTRRTGRPIPVEHHPAAQEPPTLVCDNSRAARELDWRPTWDIEAIVREMWTRHYPPTP, translated from the coding sequence TTGCGGGTCCTGGTCACAGGCGCCGACGGCTATCTGGGCAGCGCCGTCGCCGAGCGCCTCGATCGCGACGGGTACGAGGTCGTCGGCCTGGTGCGTCGTGAGCGCGACCGTGTTCCAAGGGAATTACCGGTCCGGTTCGCCGATCTCCGTCAGCCGGAATCGCTTTCGGCGGCTGTCCGCGATGTCGACGCCGTATGCCATCTGGCCGGACTCACCCGCGCCAGGGAATCGGTCGCCGACCCGCTGCCGTACTTCCAGGTCAACGTCGGTGGCACCGTGGCGCTGCTGGAGGCGATGGCACGGGCGGGCATCGAGAAGATGGTCTTCGCGTCGACCGTCGCGATCTACGCCACCGACATCCAGCCGATGACCGAAGACCTCCCCGACGCACCGCCCCACCCGTACGCCGCGAGCAAACAGGCGGCCGAATCCGCCATCGCCGCCCAGGCCGCGACCGGCCGCCTCGCCGCGATCGTCCTGCGCATGTCCAATCTCGTCGGCGGCGCCGACACCGACCCCACCCGTCTCCTCCCCCGCCTACGAGCCGTCGCGGCCGGCACCGGCGCCCGCCTCCCGATCAACGGCGACGGCACCGCGACACGCGACTACCTGCACATCGAGGACGCCGCCCGCGCCTTCACCGCCGCCCTCACCCATCTCCCCGCCCCGGGCGCCTGCCACCGCTACAACATCGGCAGCGGAACCGGCACCAGCATCAACGACCTGATCGACCGCACCACCCGCCGCACCGGCCGCCCCATCCCGGTCGAACACCACCCTGCCGCCCAGGAACCCCCGACCCTGGTCTGCGACAACTCCCGCGCCGCAAGGGAACTCGACTGGCGGCCCACCTGGGATATCGAAGCGATCGTGCGCGAGATGTGGACGCGCCATTACCCGCCAACACCCTGA
- a CDS encoding molybdopterin-dependent oxidoreductase produces the protein MAVLRWRVAAGILSAGLALGVAELVAAFIRSESAPMYVLGSTVVDHTPDGLREWAISTFGTADKTVLFACMGIVAVVVAGLAGALERVDRATGSTLLVFFGLVAAFLAAERYGFLAAIPTVIGVAAGVYALRVLTEKIADVFTGAVSEQPPNATPSGRVPADATTPGSRAETGNNSRSDRVRAGSTPVGADATPRADTSGPAPTADTSTGQPKQTAADFRRTVGTSASSAVHADSASRSTNPRADASAPGATPGAGELGTEATPGHSGGAAESGTEAGREGGGRLATGPQRRELLRGLAITGGLAVLAGAGGRLFGARRGDVSGERAAVVLPRPTEPEIALLPDADLRVPGLTPYLTANDDFYRIDTALFLPQVSIEDWSLRIHGMVDREIRIGWADLARRPVVERLITLACVSNPVNGDLIGNALWRGYRLDELLAEAGPHPDADMVLSRSKDGWTAGTPLAVLTDGRDALLAVGMNGEPLPVSHGYPARLVVPGLYGYVSATKWVTELEVTRFDRATAYWTRRGWSAHGPIKTGTRIDTPRGRVRRPPGHIPIAGVAWAQHRGITAVEVQIDDGDWRPARLSTEQSIDTWRQWVYDWVATPGTHTLRARATDGTGETQTADRRDVIPDGATGHPTITLTIG, from the coding sequence ATGGCCGTACTGCGGTGGCGGGTGGCTGCCGGGATACTGTCCGCCGGGCTGGCGCTCGGTGTGGCGGAGTTGGTCGCGGCTTTCATACGGTCGGAGAGCGCGCCGATGTACGTGCTCGGTTCGACCGTTGTCGACCACACTCCCGACGGCTTGCGCGAATGGGCGATCAGCACATTCGGCACGGCCGACAAGACGGTGCTTTTCGCCTGCATGGGAATTGTCGCGGTTGTCGTCGCGGGTCTCGCGGGCGCACTCGAACGCGTCGATCGCGCGACGGGTTCCACGCTGCTCGTCTTCTTCGGCTTGGTCGCCGCCTTCCTCGCCGCCGAGCGCTACGGTTTCCTCGCCGCGATACCGACCGTAATCGGCGTGGCAGCGGGCGTTTACGCGCTCCGCGTGCTGACCGAAAAGATCGCGGATGTGTTTACCGGCGCGGTATCCGAACAGCCGCCGAACGCGACACCTTCCGGTCGCGTGCCCGCCGACGCCACTACCCCAGGGTCTCGCGCGGAGACCGGTAACAATTCCCGCAGCGATCGAGTGCGGGCTGGTTCGACGCCCGTCGGCGCTGACGCCACTCCGCGCGCCGACACCTCCGGCCCCGCGCCGACGGCTGATACTTCCACCGGGCAGCCCAAGCAGACCGCGGCCGATTTCCGCCGAACCGTGGGAACATCCGCTTCATCTGCCGTGCACGCGGACAGCGCCTCCCGTTCGACGAACCCGCGCGCCGATGCTTCCGCGCCTGGTGCTACTCCGGGCGCCGGCGAGTTGGGCACCGAGGCGACCCCGGGACATTCCGGCGGTGCCGCCGAGTCGGGGACCGAGGCGGGTCGCGAGGGTGGCGGACGCCTCGCGACAGGTCCGCAGCGGCGAGAGCTCCTGCGCGGCTTGGCCATTACCGGTGGTTTGGCGGTGCTGGCCGGTGCGGGCGGGCGACTCTTCGGGGCGCGCCGCGGGGACGTTTCCGGGGAGCGGGCGGCCGTCGTCCTGCCGCGGCCGACCGAGCCGGAGATCGCGTTGCTGCCCGACGCCGATCTGCGGGTGCCCGGCCTGACGCCGTACCTCACCGCCAACGACGACTTCTATCGGATCGACACCGCGCTGTTCCTGCCGCAGGTGTCGATCGAGGACTGGTCGCTGCGCATCCACGGCATGGTGGACCGCGAAATCCGCATCGGCTGGGCGGATCTCGCGCGGCGACCGGTCGTGGAGCGGCTGATCACGCTGGCGTGCGTATCGAATCCGGTGAACGGCGACCTGATCGGCAACGCGCTGTGGCGCGGCTACCGCCTGGACGAGTTGCTCGCCGAAGCCGGTCCGCATCCCGACGCCGACATGGTGCTCTCCCGCAGCAAGGACGGTTGGACGGCGGGCACCCCGCTGGCCGTGCTCACCGACGGCCGCGACGCCCTGCTTGCGGTCGGCATGAACGGCGAACCGCTGCCGGTCTCGCACGGCTACCCGGCCCGGCTGGTGGTGCCCGGCCTGTACGGCTACGTCTCGGCCACCAAATGGGTGACCGAACTGGAGGTCACTCGATTCGACCGCGCCACCGCCTACTGGACCCGCCGCGGCTGGTCGGCGCACGGCCCGATCAAGACCGGAACCCGCATCGACACACCGCGCGGCCGCGTCCGCAGACCACCCGGCCACATCCCCATCGCGGGCGTGGCTTGGGCCCAGCACCGCGGCATCACCGCCGTCGAAGTCCAGATCGATGACGGCGACTGGCGCCCCGCCCGTCTCTCCACCGAACAGTCCATCGACACCTGGCGCCAATGGGTCTACGACTGGGTCGCCACCCCCGGTACCCACACCCTCCGCGCCCGCGCCACCGACGGCACCGGCGAAACCCAAACCGCCGACCGCCGCGACGTCATCCCCGACGGCGCCACCGGCCACCCCACCATCACCCTCACCATCGGCTGA
- a CDS encoding alpha/beta fold hydrolase: MFELPRIQHRTVQIDGVEVFYRESVPDRADAPILLLLHGFPSGSHQFRALLQALGANYRLIAPDYPGFGQTRAPGDFEYTFDNLADVIERFVQALDLRRFAMYVFDFGAPVGFRLAQRHPEWITGLVVQNGNAYEAGLSEGAREFVALRPEQEGAEDTIRGLLTLEGTRGQYEHGVPDRSLLAPESWLLDQHFLDLPGRKEAQIALAFDYRSNVDAYPSWQRWLREHTPPTLIVWGAEDPFFPAPGAHAYLADLPDAELHLFDTGHFALETHLPEIAPLIAKFLDRR, translated from the coding sequence ATGTTCGAGCTCCCCCGCATTCAGCACCGCACCGTCCAGATCGACGGCGTCGAGGTCTTCTACCGTGAATCGGTTCCGGATCGAGCCGATGCCCCAATCCTCTTGCTGCTACACGGTTTTCCTTCGGGTTCGCACCAATTCCGCGCGCTGCTCCAAGCTCTCGGCGCGAACTACCGCCTGATCGCCCCCGACTACCCCGGCTTCGGACAAACCCGCGCGCCCGGCGATTTCGAATACACCTTCGACAATCTGGCCGACGTGATCGAGCGGTTCGTCCAGGCTCTCGATCTGCGCCGGTTCGCGATGTACGTCTTCGATTTCGGCGCGCCGGTCGGCTTCCGGCTGGCCCAGCGCCACCCCGAGTGGATCACCGGCCTGGTGGTCCAGAACGGCAACGCCTACGAGGCCGGACTGTCCGAGGGTGCAAGGGAATTCGTCGCACTACGTCCCGAGCAGGAGGGCGCCGAGGACACCATCCGCGGGCTGCTCACCCTCGAAGGCACCCGCGGCCAGTACGAACACGGCGTGCCGGATCGGTCCCTGCTCGCGCCCGAGAGCTGGCTGCTCGACCAGCACTTCCTCGACCTGCCCGGCCGCAAGGAGGCGCAGATCGCGCTGGCCTTCGACTACCGGTCGAACGTCGACGCCTACCCCAGCTGGCAGCGGTGGCTGCGCGAACACACCCCGCCCACGCTCATCGTGTGGGGCGCCGAGGACCCGTTCTTCCCCGCCCCGGGCGCGCACGCCTATCTGGCGGACCTCCCCGACGCCGAACTGCACCTCTTCGACACCGGCCATTTCGCCTTGGAAACCCACCTGCCGGAGATCGCGCCGCTCATCGCGAAGTTCCTCGACCGCCGCTGA
- a CDS encoding SDR family NAD(P)-dependent oxidoreductase: MSNDAYFKNKVCVITGAGSGIGRALAENLAKRGAKLALSDIDTDGLAETVRRCEQLGAEVESDRLNVAEREAVLLYADAVKAHFGVVHQVYNNAGIAFHGEVLRSEFKDIERIMDVDFWGVVNGTKAFLPMLIESGDGHVVNVSSLFGLIAVPGQSAYNSAKFAVRGFTESLRQEMLVGRHPVQVTCVHPGGIKTAVARNATYAEGIDGKSAASMFDKKLAMHTPEMAAQTITEGVRKGHGRVLIGWEAKLLDMFVRVTASGYQRIAAAVNRPFLP; the protein is encoded by the coding sequence GTGAGCAACGACGCTTACTTCAAGAACAAGGTCTGTGTCATCACCGGAGCAGGCTCCGGCATCGGCCGCGCGCTGGCCGAGAACCTGGCCAAGCGCGGCGCCAAGCTCGCGCTCTCCGACATCGACACCGACGGCCTCGCCGAGACGGTGCGCCGCTGCGAACAACTGGGCGCCGAGGTCGAGTCCGATCGGCTGAACGTGGCCGAGCGCGAGGCGGTGCTGCTCTACGCCGACGCCGTGAAGGCGCACTTCGGTGTGGTGCACCAGGTCTACAACAACGCGGGCATCGCCTTCCACGGCGAGGTCCTCCGCTCGGAGTTCAAGGACATCGAGCGGATCATGGACGTCGACTTCTGGGGCGTCGTCAACGGAACCAAGGCGTTCCTGCCGATGCTCATCGAGTCCGGTGACGGGCACGTGGTCAACGTGTCCAGCCTGTTCGGCCTGATCGCCGTGCCGGGCCAGAGCGCTTACAACTCGGCCAAGTTCGCGGTGCGCGGCTTCACCGAGTCGCTGCGCCAGGAGATGCTGGTGGGTAGGCACCCGGTGCAGGTGACCTGCGTGCACCCGGGCGGTATCAAGACCGCGGTGGCCCGCAACGCCACCTACGCCGAGGGCATCGACGGCAAGTCCGCCGCGTCGATGTTCGACAAGAAGCTGGCGATGCACACCCCCGAGATGGCCGCGCAGACCATCACCGAGGGCGTGCGCAAGGGCCACGGCCGGGTCCTGATCGGCTGGGAGGCGAAGCTGCTCGACATGTTCGTGCGCGTCACGGCCTCCGGCTACCAGCGCATCGCCGCCGCGGTGAACCGGCCCTTCCTGCCCTGA
- a CDS encoding alpha/beta hydrolase produces MREFDIPLPVGRVLLKPVFRLMLNARLPFTVQRKLMDLGAPLQLMPAGVTVRKTRLGARPAELHIADSTNPATAVLYLHGGGYAVGSMATHRSLAAQLARDTGSAVYVLDYRMAPEHPCPTGLDDAVAAFLELVSEKGFRPDQIAIAGDSAGGGLSMATAQRLIAEHGMTPAALGLIAPWTDPNEIPDRDGDTVINKAWSRACAAAYLGAGDGNDPRYAPLRGVLHGLPPTYVQVDVSELLHAQCVALVAALRGAGVHVRFTESRGLWHVAQLQAGLFRPAAVALRELSDFLRDAVQPVSASDLG; encoded by the coding sequence ATGCGTGAGTTCGATATTCCGCTGCCCGTCGGCCGCGTGCTGCTGAAGCCGGTGTTCCGGTTGATGCTGAACGCTCGACTGCCGTTCACGGTGCAGCGCAAGCTGATGGATCTCGGTGCGCCGCTGCAACTGATGCCCGCGGGCGTCACGGTGCGCAAGACGCGGCTCGGCGCTCGTCCGGCCGAACTGCACATCGCCGACTCGACCAACCCGGCCACCGCCGTGCTCTACCTGCACGGCGGTGGTTACGCGGTCGGCTCGATGGCCACCCATCGCTCGCTGGCGGCGCAGCTGGCCCGCGACACCGGCAGCGCGGTGTATGTCCTCGACTACCGGATGGCGCCGGAACACCCGTGCCCGACCGGACTGGACGACGCGGTCGCCGCGTTCCTGGAATTGGTGTCGGAGAAAGGCTTCCGGCCCGACCAGATCGCCATAGCGGGCGATTCGGCGGGCGGCGGCCTGAGCATGGCCACCGCCCAGCGGCTGATCGCCGAGCACGGGATGACACCGGCCGCGCTCGGCCTGATCGCGCCGTGGACCGATCCCAACGAGATCCCCGATCGCGATGGCGACACGGTGATCAACAAGGCCTGGTCGCGCGCCTGCGCCGCCGCCTACCTCGGCGCGGGCGACGGGAACGATCCCCGCTACGCGCCGCTGCGCGGAGTGCTGCACGGACTGCCGCCGACCTACGTGCAGGTCGACGTCAGCGAGCTGCTGCACGCGCAGTGCGTCGCGCTGGTCGCGGCCCTGCGCGGCGCGGGCGTGCACGTGCGGTTCACCGAGAGCCGCGGGCTATGGCACGTCGCGCAACTGCAGGCCGGACTGTTCCGGCCCGCCGCCGTCGCGCTGCGCGAACTATCCGATTTCCTGCGCGATGCCGTCCAGCCGGTGTCGGCCAGCGACCTAGGATAA
- a CDS encoding CGNR zinc finger domain-containing protein encodes MDTTPLIGEPLALDLVNTRPLGADLLASTEQLADWLARQSERHPELALDRPTSADLAAVHEVRDHISAVLDALLHGIRPPADALRALTAAQSAAPAVRRLDWDGAAVVATLQRDGAPAARLSAVLAEAAVDLFTDPALTKLKRCEADDCVLLFLPAHPKRRWCSPDRCGNRVRVARYYRKHKE; translated from the coding sequence GTGGATACGACCCCGCTGATCGGCGAGCCCCTGGCACTGGACCTGGTCAACACCCGGCCGCTCGGCGCCGACCTCCTCGCGAGCACGGAACAGCTGGCCGACTGGCTCGCCCGGCAGTCCGAGCGCCACCCCGAACTTGCGCTCGACCGTCCCACCTCGGCCGACTTGGCCGCCGTGCACGAGGTACGCGACCACATCTCGGCCGTACTCGACGCGCTCCTGCACGGCATCCGCCCGCCCGCCGACGCACTGCGCGCCCTCACCGCCGCCCAGTCCGCCGCGCCCGCCGTCCGCCGTCTGGACTGGGATGGCGCCGCCGTGGTCGCCACGCTCCAGCGGGACGGCGCACCGGCCGCCCGCCTGTCGGCGGTCCTCGCCGAAGCCGCGGTCGACCTTTTCACCGACCCCGCCCTCACCAAACTCAAGCGGTGCGAAGCCGACGACTGCGTACTCCTCTTCCTCCCGGCCCACCCCAAACGCCGCTGGTGCTCCCCGGACCGCTGCGGAAACCGCGTCCGCGTGGCGCGCTACTACCGCAAGCACAAGGAGTAG
- a CDS encoding AMP-dependent synthetase/ligase — MREFEVPASYTIPDDANNSDNVFRHAEQTPNAVLFNVPNGSGGWRDVTAAEFAETVTGVAKGIIASGIELGDRVAIMAPTRYEWAVLDFAIWAAGGCTVAIYDSSAAEQAKWILQDSATKLLVVDNDKHRATIDEIEAGSLPDLKETLQIEKGAIDELIARGAELDDQVVHDRRAQVGAASPATLIYTSGTTGRPKGVMLTHANLYAESKSDRIALKKYITEGKKTLMFLPLAHVFARAVALTAFDAKVIVAHTADWSTLVDQFGSYRPHFILSVPRVFEKVFNASKQKAHDGGKGKIFDAAADTAIAYSEALDNGGPGLVLKLKHTVFDKLVYSKLRAALGGQCEAAVSGGGPLGARLGHFFRGVGVTIYEGYGLTETTAAITVNTPEHIRVGSVGRPIEGHAAKIAEDGELLLRGSVVFGGYWGNAEASEEAFADGWFKTGDLGAIDADGFVTITGRKKEIIVTAGGKNVSPALLEDSLRAHPLISQVMVVGDGQPFIGALITLDPEALPGWKERHGLPADTAIEKLIENAELVAEIDAAIAETNKKVSHAEQIKKTRILAVDWTQEGGELTPKMSLKRAVVMKQYASEVEKIYS; from the coding sequence ATGCGAGAGTTCGAAGTCCCGGCTTCCTACACCATTCCGGATGACGCGAACAATTCCGACAACGTCTTCCGCCACGCCGAGCAGACGCCGAACGCGGTGCTGTTCAATGTGCCGAACGGCAGCGGCGGGTGGCGCGACGTCACGGCGGCGGAGTTCGCCGAAACCGTCACCGGCGTGGCCAAGGGCATCATCGCCTCCGGCATCGAACTCGGCGACCGCGTCGCCATCATGGCCCCCACGCGTTACGAGTGGGCCGTGCTCGACTTCGCCATCTGGGCGGCGGGCGGCTGCACCGTCGCCATCTACGACAGCTCCGCCGCCGAGCAGGCCAAGTGGATCCTGCAGGACTCGGCGACCAAGCTGCTCGTCGTCGACAACGACAAGCACCGCGCCACCATCGACGAGATCGAGGCGGGCTCGCTGCCGGATCTGAAGGAGACCCTCCAGATCGAGAAGGGCGCCATCGACGAGCTGATCGCCCGCGGCGCCGAGCTGGACGACCAGGTCGTGCACGACCGCCGCGCGCAGGTCGGCGCCGCCTCGCCCGCCACCCTGATCTACACCTCGGGCACCACGGGCCGCCCCAAGGGCGTCATGCTCACCCACGCGAACCTCTACGCGGAGTCCAAGTCCGACCGGATCGCGCTGAAGAAGTACATCACCGAGGGCAAGAAGACCCTGATGTTCCTGCCGCTCGCGCACGTGTTCGCGCGCGCGGTGGCGCTGACGGCCTTCGACGCCAAGGTGATCGTCGCGCACACTGCCGACTGGTCCACCCTGGTCGACCAGTTCGGCAGCTACCGGCCGCACTTCATCCTCTCGGTGCCGCGCGTGTTCGAGAAGGTGTTCAACGCCTCCAAGCAGAAGGCGCACGACGGCGGCAAGGGCAAGATCTTCGACGCCGCCGCGGACACCGCCATCGCCTACAGCGAGGCGCTGGACAACGGCGGCCCGGGCCTGGTGCTCAAGCTCAAGCACACGGTGTTCGACAAGCTGGTCTACAGCAAGCTGCGTGCGGCTCTCGGCGGCCAGTGCGAGGCGGCCGTCTCCGGCGGCGGCCCGCTGGGCGCGCGCCTCGGCCACTTCTTCCGCGGCGTCGGCGTGACCATCTACGAGGGCTACGGCCTCACCGAGACCACGGCCGCCATCACCGTGAACACCCCCGAGCACATCCGGGTCGGCTCCGTGGGCCGTCCGATCGAGGGCCACGCGGCGAAGATCGCCGAGGACGGTGAATTGCTGCTGCGCGGCTCCGTGGTGTTCGGCGGCTACTGGGGCAACGCCGAGGCCTCCGAGGAAGCCTTCGCGGACGGCTGGTTCAAGACCGGTGACCTCGGCGCCATCGACGCCGACGGCTTCGTCACCATCACCGGCCGTAAGAAGGAAATCATCGTCACCGCGGGCGGCAAGAACGTCTCCCCCGCGCTGCTCGAGGACTCGCTGCGGGCGCACCCGCTGATCAGCCAGGTGATGGTGGTCGGCGACGGCCAGCCGTTCATCGGCGCGCTGATCACGCTCGACCCGGAGGCGCTGCCCGGCTGGAAGGAGCGCCACGGGCTGCCTGCCGACACCGCGATCGAGAAGCTCATCGAGAACGCCGAGCTGGTCGCCGAGATCGACGCGGCGATCGCCGAGACCAACAAGAAGGTCTCGCACGCCGAGCAGATCAAGAAGACCCGCATCCTCGCGGTCGACTGGACCCAGGAGGGCGGCGAGCTCACCCCGAAGATGTCGCTCAAGCGCGCCGTCGTGATGAAGCAGTACGCCTCCGAGGTGGAGAAGATCTACAGCTGA
- a CDS encoding TerD family protein encodes MTMGVGWDPAAQRRWLPGRTKDIDLNAAALLFANDAIVDVVYHEQLMSQDGSVRHLGDSTTGEGDGDDELITMDLTRIAPQISTVILLVTCYTGQTFEQIDNAFCRVIDGMTETEIARYNLSKIHAHTGFLAGKLVRTQQGWEFRSIDEEIQAEHPVEAVPQLAPFLV; translated from the coding sequence GTGACGATGGGTGTCGGATGGGATCCGGCGGCCCAGCGGCGGTGGTTGCCGGGGAGAACGAAGGACATCGACTTGAACGCGGCGGCGTTGCTGTTCGCCAACGACGCGATCGTCGACGTGGTGTATCACGAACAGCTGATGTCGCAGGACGGATCGGTCCGGCACCTCGGCGACAGCACCACCGGTGAGGGTGACGGCGACGACGAGCTGATCACGATGGACCTGACCAGGATCGCCCCGCAGATCAGTACCGTGATCCTTCTGGTGACCTGCTACACCGGCCAGACCTTCGAGCAGATCGACAACGCCTTCTGCCGGGTGATCGACGGTATGACCGAGACCGAGATCGCCCGCTACAACCTGAGCAAGATCCACGCGCACACCGGCTTCCTCGCGGGCAAACTCGTTCGCACGCAACAGGGTTGGGAGTTCCGCTCGATCGACGAGGAGATCCAGGCCGAGCATCCGGTCGAGGCGGTGCCGCAGCTGGCGCCGTTCCTCGTCTGA